The Corynebacterium mycetoides genome includes the window GCGGAAGTCCGCCAGCGCCTTCTGCAGCTGCTCGAAGTGCTCCGCGTGCCACCAGATCATCACGTCGGCGTCGGAACGCGTGCCGGTGACGTCGTAGATCCCGCGCACCGTCACCTCCCCCGCGCCGTCAAGGTCGGCGAAGAACGCACTCGCCTGCGCAATAATGTCCTCGCGATCTGTTGCCAGGGCGCCGGGGATGGCGCGGAAGGTCACCCACTGGGTGTAGCGCTGTGTCTTGTTCAGTGCCTCGTAATCCACCTGATTATCACTCATGACACTCCTTTCCCGCCCCCACGGTGAGGGCATAGTTCTCCGTCAACCCTACTCGTTCACGCGCGCCCAACGGCGCGCCTTACCCCGTTCGCGCGGGCTCACCGTTAGCGTGAAGCCGTGATGAATCCCGAGACCTCCTCTCAGAGCACCTCACCGCAGGCCGGAGCCGGCGAAAGCGGCGAGAAATCCGCCTCGCCTGCGGAATTCACGGCCGCGGTCGAGTCGATGCACGCCGCCACGCTGCGCAAAGAAATCACCCTGGGCACGATCCGCCCCCCGCAGCGACCGGCGCAGTTTAGCCACGCTGTGGGTTTGGAAGTCTCCCGCGGCGAGCCCGAGTCCGCGCACGCGGTGCCCGTGGATTCCGAGGGCGACGCCTTCGGACGACTCATCCTGCTGCATTCCCCCGACGCCGAGGAGGCCTGGGAGGGATCCATGCGCCTTGTCGCCTACATCCAGGCGGACATGGATGACGCCGTCGCCGCCGACCCGCTGCTTCCCGACGTCGCGTGGCAGTGGCTCACCGAGTCGCTGGCCGACAACGGTGCCGGCTACACCAACCTCGGCGGCACCGTGACCTCCACCTCGTCCGTGCGCTTCGGCGAGATCGGCGGCCCGCCGCGCGCGTACCAGCTAGAGATGCGTGCGTCGTGGACCGCAGACGGGCTCGATCTATCCCACCACGTGGAGGCATTCGCCACCGTCCTCGCCCACGTCGCCGGCCTGCCGCCGGAGGGCGTGGCCCAGCTCGGCCCGCGGTAGTGCGCTTTTCGCTTGTCAGCGACCCCGTGGCGTT containing:
- a CDS encoding DUF3000 domain-containing protein, with amino-acid sequence MNPETSSQSTSPQAGAGESGEKSASPAEFTAAVESMHAATLRKEITLGTIRPPQRPAQFSHAVGLEVSRGEPESAHAVPVDSEGDAFGRLILLHSPDAEEAWEGSMRLVAYIQADMDDAVAADPLLPDVAWQWLTESLADNGAGYTNLGGTVTSTSSVRFGEIGGPPRAYQLEMRASWTADGLDLSHHVEAFATVLAHVAGLPPEGVAQLGPR